In Nakaseomyces glabratus chromosome A, complete sequence, the DNA window TTGACGAAAAGACTGGTTATGTCTTGTTGAACATCACCCAGAACTACGCTGGCAATGACACCATGGCCAAGCGTGATGTTAAGGTTTACGGCTATGATGGTTGGTACCAAACCTGGCACCAAATGCAGACCGTTAACAAAGGTGAATGGTGGTCTCCATGGTACCCAATCTCCCAGTGTGTTTCCAATGGTCTGAACGATGCTGAGGCTTCCATTAGTGTTAACTTTGCCTATACCTACACCTGGTCTTTGGAATGGGGCTTGAATGCTGGACCAGATGTTGTCGGTGCATCGATCGGTTACTCAATTAGTGATTCTGTTGGATGGGGTGGCCAATTCCAATGTAACATTGCACCACACACTAGAGGTCAAATTTGGTACCAACAAAGAGTTGCCTGGGCAGATATTCAGAAGCAAGACTGTCGCAGGGAAAACAATGGTAAGGTCACCTGTAGTCCATGGTCAGCCTTCAACCGTGTTAATGCACCATTGAAGGGTGCCGACAATGTTCATTTGGGATGTAGTTCTGGAGAGGATAACATCCAATGTGATGCTCACTTTGATTCTCGTTTGGGTCAAATCTTCAGAAACATTTGAAGGACataaaatgataaaaagtccactttttatttgtatatCCTATcataattttcaaattggaaagctttttgtttttattttatgttACTTTGCATTGAATATTAGATGAGCATAGCATATTATAAGGTCTAGATCAAAGCACTGGAGATAAATGTCCAGATTATTGAAGTGCTTTTAAAAAACCTATATATTGTATGATCTGTATTGTATTCACATAGGTGTTATTTAGTCAATAAaacattaatttttttcaaatacgtggtttttaataaaatttccATGATTCATCCGGTAATGGAACTCTTCAGTCGGCTAGTTCTGTACTATGGAGCTCTTTATTGGCCTTTATCATCTTTAGTCtaaataaacaataaacGACAATTACATGGAGAGCGTGGTTAACCAATCAAAACTctatttaataaaattggTTGCTTTCTTTCGATTATAATGATCTATGAGAGTTAACAAATTTACTATCCTTATCTCATAATCTACGTTctatttatgttttggtaaCAATATACCACGTTTCGTTAATTACAGCGAATTTGTTCACACGGTGTGAGCACTTATTCTAAGTAAATGTCGACCTTAAACAATACGCAGATAACACTTCTATTCTTTACTATTATATTGTGCGTCATTATCTTAAGATATCATATTGGGAGTATTTCTTGCTCCTATGTATAGCGTTAAGACTACGGTGGTTAACGATACATACAAGATACTAACTAAGGAAACATTAAATCACGCCTGAGTTTGTGGTTTGTACTACTAGCAATACTTTCTTAAAAGGGTAGGATTTGAAACCAAACATTCCTTTCTAGTTGATACTCACCAAAGCAAAATCTGGACCATTGATATAATTACCAATATTAAGACTTAACAAAGATCAATGCGCCATATATGCTTAATGTTCCATGTGGAAGAACTTAGTAGTTGAAACATTCAATGTTCTGGCCTGATATCTGGCAATTAACCTACTAACGAGTTGAACTTGTCTGCAATTTAATACGTTGATATTTCTCTTGGCCCAACCACATTAATGACATGATACTCTTTAGGGAAATCTTCGACTTCACATATTATGAGACTGATTTAGTTAATCATCCGAAAGATAAGACAGGATGTAAAGACCTCGACTGTCATAATTCATTTTCCATTAATTCAAAGATAGGGGCATAATTTACTAATTTTGAGTGactttattgaaatttcaaatctATCTTGACTACAAAGCAGAATTACTACGGAAATGCAAATAGCTAGTAGATTgctttcaatatcaaaaatctTACTACTTGAAATTCATGCATTCTAAATAATCGTCACTGTTgcattcaaaataaaagattCTATATGGTGCTTAATCTAGTAAATGTATATCACTTGGTTCTTGAATACTCaagatatttcttttcagttgCTACAGCCCCATACAACATGTCTCAGTCCAATCACACAAGTGACTTACTGAAATTTCGCATagttaataaaaaaattccaTCGCTCATAGAATTACCACAATGGCGATAGGGAAAGATGACTAACCCCTCATTTTCCGCATGTCTTGTTGTCCAACAATGCATGTTAAACTTTCTCAACAAGTGACTGtagaaagaaattgctgTAGGAATGAATTTGGTTGCTTCTCAAATTGGCTGTTCAAAAACCTCAACAATATGCTTAACTAGCTACATTGAAGTGATCTACTTTTTTGAAGTTGTCTTCAAGATCATCTGTAACAAACTAAGGTCTCAGCGAAATGGGTAAGCAACAAGTTCACAACTAAGAGATCCAATTAGAAATGATTTACGAGTTATGAAAGTTACCAATAATCAAGAGTCATCCCGAATTTTAGTTCATGCCAAGAGTCGGGTTctaaaaatatgaaaagaGCTGGAAAGCTTCATAAGTTATTGTGGTACCTACAAATAACGGTTGCTTAAGGAAATAATGGTTGCAAAAACAATTGTTACAAAATCAAGGTTTACAGAACTGtaagaaaacaattgaGTGTATGAAACGTGTGGGTCAAGATGTATTTGCGAAACAAGACATAGAACTATTGATTGGTCAATAAAATTATAGTGGTAATCAAGGAAGAGTTATCCCCATAAGACTGGATTCCTGATAAGGGGGGAAATTATGCGCACCTTTGGAGAAACATCAATAATTAGTCCCGTTATTCTGACTTCTTTGGACTTAACTCACAGAGTGTTATAGGTGTAGTTTGTAAAGTACTGATAagcattttcatctttgtGAGCGTCACGGTAGAGGTTGTACAATTGCATACATTCACCAGctgaaatgaaaataaaagtattGAACTATCATAAAGGTTGAAAACGGTACGTCGAAATTAAGTGGTAAGCATAACTAATATGATTCAAGAAATGATAACtgaataataattttgacTAGATTGGCTCGTGGCATAGTgaaatatcttctttttagGTGAATTGGGTTAAGTTTATTAGTCAATCCAGTAGCACTCTGTTTCTTGTATTTATCAAACGGTTCAATTTGTATGGTAGAAATATCTACTTAATGTTTGAGAGTAACTTAATTTATTAGTCACTTGGAGAAGTTCATTAATACTATTAATTTGAGAATAACAAGCTGAATAAAATTTAAGCTTGTGACTCACTGCAGGATGACCTTCAATCCAAATTGCCCTGGAGGTAGAATGGAAACTTTCTAAGCAGCAGTCGGCAAAGAACTAATCTTCAATACAATTCTCGCCACTCAATTGGTCGAGCATCCAATATCTGAATAATTAGATGAACAACTCACAGAAAGTCATGGAGAGCGGTTAcaaataatgatattgTGATGCTCTCCACAGTTGTAACTTTTGTGTCttgattatttttaaaagGTATAAAAGGTGACACTAATTTCTCTTGAAGGATATTATATGCCTTTCTCTTTGTTACTTTTGTTGAAAACAGAAGATAACAAGTATTATCAACAGAAACTTAATATTACAGATACTTTTTTATATCATGAAATTTGGTGGATTTTCTACTCTTACTCAAGCTGCTGCTGCGTTGGCTTTGTTCAATGCTGTCGATGCGTTCGACGCTTCCTCTCCAGGACGTACTGATTTGAATACTACTGAAATTGACACTGGGGCTTTCTTGGGTGACTTGGATGTCGTCAAAGTTCCAGAAAGTGCAAATTTGAGTGAGTACATCTTGACTTACGCAGGTTCCGACAAAGCATTGCTTGACGAAAAGACTGGTTATGTCTTGTTGAACATCACCCAGAACTACGCTGGCAATGACACCATGGCCAAGCGTGATGTTAAGGTTTACGGCTATGATGGTTGGTACCAAACCTGGCACCAAATGCAGACCGTTAACAAAGGTGAATGGTGGTCTCCATGGTACCCAATCTCCCAGTGTGTTTCCAATGGTCTGAACGATGCTGAGGCTTCCATTAGTGTTAACTTTGCCTATACCTACACCTGGTCTTTGGAATGGGGCTTGAATGCTGGACCAGATGTTGTCGGTGCATCGATCGGTTACTCAATTAGTGATTCTGTTGGATGGGGTGGCCAATTCCAATGTAACATTGCACCACACACTAGAGGTCAAATTTGGTACCAACAAAGAGTTGCCTGGGCAGATATTCAGAAGCAAGACTGTCGCAGGGAAAACAATGGTAAGGTCACCTGTAGTCCATGGTCAGCCTTCAACCGTGTTAATGCACCATTGAAGGGTGCCGACAATGTTCATTTGGGATGTAGTTCTGGAGAGGATAACATCCAATGTGATGCTCACTTTGATTCTCGTTTGGGTCAAATCTTCAGAAACATTTGAATGATTTTTTCTGTTATTTCGACCTGGGTAGCTGTCGATCTTTTTCATTtacccttttttttttattatttgaaagtCCCGATTAATCAATAATGATCTATGAAATTGCCATTCATATACAAGACGTGTCGTAAAGTTAATTATCGCcataattataatatattcttaAAAAAGAGCAGACTCTGACTTAAActgttaaaaaaaaaaatgaaaaagcacttaaaaaaataaaaaaataatacttgTATGTTAATGGGACGGTATCCTGTTTCCCAACTATCAATTACTGTAAACGCACGTCCTTCAAAATCACTAATTAGCTTTATCTACTTTGTATATTTCTTATATTGATTAATTTAGAAACTGACTTTCAAATCGACGTTTCCTTCGTATTCTATTCGATTCCGAcaagtgaaaaaaagagTGCCTCGCCTTGTTAACTTAATGGGCTTTCTTAACAACTAGATAACTactaatttcatcaatcCCTTCCTTTTTTCCAGGTTCAACTACCTGTCGATTTCAAAACTGTACCAGAGTGAATTGGTTTTGGTCTAACCAGAAACAGAAAGCCAGGactatatatttataaatgaCTCATATTTAATCTATTATACATAAAATTACCTGGATAGCTGAGAATCATATTGGCCCTGCTTCCACCATATGATTCCTTTTCCCCGCTGCTCATCAATTTGTTTCATACATATGCCCCAATTTTTGGGAGTAAAACTATGAAATTCAAGTTGGAGAGTCATTTAGAACCATATCAGATTTTTTAATCCACCTCATTCGTTTCACTAACAACAATTTGTCAGTGCTAGAGCCTTCTTTACTGGTTACCTAATTGAGAACCTTTACTGCACCAGAAATCTTTCTCGAAGTACCATTGGCAGCCATTCGGAAAAATTCCTAGAAAACGACTGATATAAGCAAATGGTCAAATTGAAAGTGGGATGTAGACTGATAATACCCGTTGACCCTTGCAACGTTGTTAGATATTGCAGTAGCTAATAGTACCGTTGGGCTCATCTGCAAGATGAAGGCTCTGGGCGAACGGCACCTTAACATATCAAGTTTAGTAGTTCATCGCACGTAAAGTTCCTCTCGGCAGAAGTACTTGTGTcgataaataatatattgatatttgGGCACAGAGTTATTCTGAGCAAATGTTCCTGTTGATTAATTATAATACAAGTTGGGAAAAACTAAACAATACGTAATACCTAAATTCTTTTACTACTACCATTGTGTGTTACAACTAAGGGCTTTTATTTCAACAAGTCTTTTAAAACCTCAGCCTTCGATGCAACCATATTATGTAGTTGTACATATTTGTTTCATATATAAGATAGGAACTTTTAAATCGAAGGAAGTTCATGTATTATGAGGTCGTTTTCTTGGCATTTTCTATgctttattttatttgttgtaTCTCGAACATTCCACATCACTTCATATATACTCtaattgtatatatatctCACTCATAGTAGTTCCTGAAAATATGTCCGCTTTGAATGGGAGAGCATACGTCCCAAAATTTGCTTTGAAATTGGTATGTCTGCTGCTATGCTTTGAACTTGTCTCTATTGTTTCTGCCATGGGAGGTATCCCTACAGGTCTTCCAGAACCACAATTACAAAACAATTTAGACGTCGATGACAGTGACAATCTTGTTACGATCCCGGATGAGGGAAACTTCCACGACTACATTGAGAAGTATGCTGGAAAGAATACACCATTATTGGACAAGAGATCAGGTAATTTAATCGTTGATATCAAGAAGGTCAAAGATGCTTCCGACTCTAGCAGTATTCAACCACATACTACAAAAGTCTACTctaagaacaaaaaaactCATACATTTAAAGTTATGAGTCTAAACTCTACTGAAGAAGTTTGGTCTGACTGGTTCCCAGTCTCTAAATGCGATATAGGTTTAGGTGATAACGATAATCAGATAAAACTTAAGTATGCGTACCATTACAATTGGACTAAAGAAGATACATTAGATGCTGATTTTAAGCATATAAAATCTCTGTTAAAATTGCCCATTTCCAAAGAAGTTGGAATCGGGAATACCTTTAAATGCGGTGCGGAAGCTGGGCAAACTGTCCAAGTGTGGTTACAACAAAGATGTATAAAAGCATTAATTCAGACACAGGAATGCACAAAGGAATCTTCAAGAGTCATAAAGTGTAATGACTGGGATAATGGAACGTATATTATGGCACCTTTGAAAGGTATAGGCAATGTTCAATTTGGCTGCAGTGGAACTGACAATCATACTGAATGTGATGCCAAGATGGACCCTAAATTaggaaagaaatttaaGAAGTCATAGCTTTATTTATGATACTAAAGCTCATACATTTAATTTTGCATATTTTCTCGATTAGTGTTCCAAGAATTTCTTGACATCTCTCGCAAACAATATATACGtaaaatacatatattCTATATGCAATATTACAAAAGTACTTCTCAGAGTCCATTTTAGTCCATCATTTACTACAAAGATATGTGGACATCATAATGTGTAGTAATCACTAGGAATTGCTGTTCGATTTCGCGAAATCAATAACTAAGTACAATGGgttgaatttgatgataatatCCTTTTAAATTAACGtaagaaatttaattttatatgcatgaaatattttaaaaaaaatatgctAATATACAATGACAAAAATTTAGTTTGAAAATGGGGTAATCTTATATATTACCGCAATAATCAGAGTTTCATATCAAATGAACTTTATTCATCCACCTGggattcttcttcatatcTGAGAATTGATTTATATAGTGATCAGTTGGTAGTGCCCAAATGACGGCATTAATTTCTACCAATGACTCTCTTGTACCATGGTGTGTCATCATGAAGTAAAGCATCGGCGTCATAGCTGTCATCTCTTTCGGATTCTGGGACCCACTTGGAGGACTTCCATGGTAGAACACCTTCGGCGTACATCTCATCGACTTCTTCCAAAGTCAAACCTCTAGTTTCGTTGACGAAAAAGAAAACGTAGAAGTAAGCAAAGACCATACAGCCCATAAAGACGTAACCGTAGTAGAAGTTAATGGCATTGGTAATAAATGGTGTGAAGAAGGCAATCAAGAAACCCCAGATCCAGTTGGAAGCAGAGGCAATGGACATGGCCTTGGTCTTGATTCTCAATGGGAAGGATTCGGAGATAATAACGTAAGCAATTGGAGCCCAGGTGGTAGCGAAACAGAAGATGTAGAAACAGGAGAAGACGATCATACAGTTACCGGCACCCTTGGAAGAGCCATTACCTTGACCATTTGGCCATAATCTGGTAACACCAACGGAAGCGTAGACAACGTAACAGCAGACCATACCGGCGGCACCGTACAGCAAACAGTTACGACGACCGAAACGGTCGACGGTGAACAAAGATAAGAAGGTAGAGAAGAAGTTAACGACACCGAAAACGATAGAGGTTTGGAAAGAATCTTCCAAACCAACAGCCTTGAAAACAGTAGTACCGTAGTAGAAGAAGTAGTTGTCACCAGTCAATTGTTGCAAAGATTGAATCATGATACCCATAATGGTACGTCTCAACATAGCAGGCTTACCAGTGATCAATTCGGACCAAGAAGCAGTACCAGCGGCATTAGCTTCTTCGACCTTGGCTTTCAAGATGGTGAATTCTTGTTCGATGAATGGGTGTTCAGCTGGCAACTTGTTGGCAGCACATAGAGACTTACGAGCAGCATCGTCATCTCCGGCTTCGATCAAGTAACGTGGGGATTCTGGAACGAAGGTCATACCACCGATCATAAGCAAAGCCCAAGCGAAACATAGACCCAAAGGAACTCTCCATTGGACAGAGTTGGAGTAGTTCTTGGTACCGTAGTTAGTACAGTAACCCAAGAAGATACCCAAAGTGATCATGATTTGGTATAGAGAGACCAAAGAACCTCTCAATTCCTTAGGAGCGACTTCAGAAATTAGAGTTGGGGAAAGCACAGAGATACCACCAACACCCAAACCGGAGATGATTCTACCGATGAAGTATTGGTACCACTTGTCAATGGTAGCGATTTGAATCACGATACCGACAATGTAAATTAGCACGACAGTCACCAGACCGGCCTTACGACCTTTAGTATCACCGATTTTAGACAAAACAACACCACCGATGGCACAACCGATGTTGAAGATACCGACAACTAGACCGGTTCTAACCTTGGACAAGTATGAGGTACCATCAGCGTGCTTGGAACCGATTCTTCTGATGAAGTCAGTTTGGTTGACGAAACCGGAAATGGTACCGGTATCCCAGCCGAAGATGAAACCACCGAAAGCGACCAAAGCACAGGAGATACTCACTGCGATGTAGGCGCTCTTACCGTTAGGGTTTTCGATCTTGGCCTCCTTCTCGAGGGTATCTGGATCCAGATCATCCCTCTTGTAGCTGTTGTCAGAATTTTGCGAAGGATAATTCTCAAAAGACTCGGAATCTTTATTAGAACTactcatttttttttcgaaCTTGTATTTGTTTGTGTATTGTAGTACTTATTGGTATTCATAACTTCAAAGAGAATATACCAACTTAGAGAGCTGGATGTCCAACTTATATAGCAATTTCGAagcaaaaagaaacaagctaaaaagaaaattttttttttggttaaTGGAGAGAACTTCCATGGGATTGGAATTGATTTCCCATAAAATTATGGGGGAGGTTATGGGGAGGGAGGGATTGGaagcaaaaaatatacGCGGAGTAGTGctttattaataattttgacCCAATAATAGGACAAAGGGTCAAAattactttcttttttttcttaaacTCTTGTGTTGTATTCATCATTTGTTAAAGGGTCCAGTACAATCCCAACTCAGTGTGTAATGTTAGGTTGAAATATTAGAATGGGTTGGGCAGCTCATCGGTATTATTGTTAAAAGTCCTTCCATTGGGCTTATATTGGGCACTACTGATTCTCTCAGAGACCTGCGTAGTACCCAAATCACAGTCGAGGAAGAACATTCCTGCGTTTCCGTCTGCGTCGCCGTATCTCACcgaataaaaaaagaaagaaaatgtaaGCATAGAATATGAGAAGCAGCAGAGAACCATTACGAAGCACCTCTTCGATCCATTTTGTGGTACGGGATATTCAGTGGGGGGTGATCGGTCTTTTGTCTCGGGGTGTTTCTGTGTTTCTGTGCTCTGTGTTTCTGTGCTCTGTGCTCTGTGCTCTGTGCTCTGTGCTTCCGACGGATCCACGGGTGTGGGCATCGAGAGGGATGTACTGCCCGGAGTCGGAGTGGGAAGACTCAGAGAGACAGGTGGAGGACTCAATAAAGGCAGgtagcaaaaaaaaagaaagaagaagggAGGGGGGATGTACGGCTGTTTACTCGGCAGATAGAATAAAGTCCGTACATTTCTTTTCCTGATGCCACGGTGCTAAAACACGGCTGTACAGGAGTTACTTGGGCTGCATAACAGGAAGATAGGGATGGAGTTGTACGGGTGTTCTACTCTGGAGACAAACCCAGCACCAACCCTCCCAAGCCCAATAGAGAAAGCGCTTGTGCGAGATGATCAAGCAAACCAGCATTTGCAAATTAGAAAGACGGATGCGTCCTCCGTGCACCTCTGTCTGTGCGAGTCCTTATTTAGCAGCGTGCCGAAAAACGGAATTTACGGAGAGAACAGTGCAGGGATTTCCATCAATTACCATTATAAAAGTAATTGTAGcagaaaacagaaaaaaaagaaataaagataaGAGATCGGTGCTAGATTTTCTGGGCGGGGAGCACAATGCCGAGCAACCCTAAATAGTACCAATGTGTGCGAGTGTTTCTGTGTCATAGCACATCCCCCCCAAACTGATCTCGAAGCCAAAGATGTGTTGGCGAGAGATCCTGATACCAGAGAAACAGAGCATGCCAGAGAAACAGAGCATGCCAGAGAAACAGAGCATACCAGTTGAGCATGCCAGTGAGCAGCAATTTCATTACGTCATTTACTTTATACGTCTGACGTGATGATAATACTAGTGGTTCTCACAAGGCTCTGATTGACAATGATGAGAAGAGATACACTTGCTGGTACATATTAGTCAAAAGGACCACTATTTGGAGTCGATATTACTAAACTATAATTGTGGTCAATGGCTTATCAGTTTCGGCTGGGCTCTTCGATGCCAAATAGGAGAAGGAATGGGGGGGGAGGGCCAAGTGATGGGgtcaaaatataaatgcAATTGTGGAACAAACTTGATGTTTATCCGGTTTTTCTATGATAAATAATAGCGCATACGTAAACAAACAAGTGTCTCTCGATAGATCTTATGACAAGATACACTTTGCGTTAACAAAAACGCTTCTGTCTTGGATTACTCCTCTGCCCCTCTCTCATCGCAGAAACGCTAAAAAATGCTCATTAGTATAAAGTGATATATCAATGGTGGCCATTATAAACATATTTTACTGTCTCTTTTGCACTAAATAAGAGAGGTTCCCTTGGATTAACTAATAAACataaatagaaaatatGGCTACGTAAAAAGTATAGAAAGCACAACGCACAATTTTTGGGtggaggaagaagaaagatcaGAGAATAATGACAGATAGGCACTCTATGTGCATGCAAAAGATGTAACTCGCTATTTCTCTCCTGCGGGTAAAAAGGGCCTTTCATAAGTAAAACACCTTTGTTCGTGCAGATTTGGGTATTAAATGACGATAGGATTTTAGACTGGATAATGCTGttatgaaaatgaagatcAAAGGATGCAATTGTAGTTATGAAATACAATTATCAAAACTGAGATACCTtcaaatatcaataaatttcttgaatcagaaaaaaaaaagtaactTTTGACAGATTTGAACTATTCCTCATTGTAGGATTCTTCAGTAACAACCTCAGACTCGGAGATGAAAGTAACTTCAACCCAAGCTAAaccattcttcttttcaccGTCGTCTAATTGGAAATGGAAATTCTCGGCATCGCCGAATTGATAGATGTAAGGCTTTGTACCAGCAACACCGGAAACGATGTTCTTAACAAAGTTTGGAACTTCGCCCATGACATCGATTCTCTCAACCATGTTTTCCAAAGGACCTTCAACAACAGCTTTGATCTTGTGCTCATCGTTGTCAGCTTCAACGTCTTCATCCTTGGCGCTAGACTTGTGACCTTTCAATTCGACTCTGATCTGCTTTGGAACGTTCCAACCGACTGAGTCAATTTCCTGGTTCAGGTGCAGAGCGCTGTTGTCGTGTGTCACTGCCAGAATCTCCTTGTCATTCGTTATGATACCGATAGAGACCTTAGTGTTAGAGTACGACTTCGGCGTCGTAAATTCCATCAGCACCATTGTATTTTCCTTGGAATGAAAGAACATGAAGTTCCATGCCTTAGCGGCGTGATGTGGCTTCATACCTTGGAAAGCCATGACGAACATACAGTACGATGGGTCGTCCTCACCGAACTTCAGTGTTCTCTCTTCGTATTCGATAGTCTCTTCGACAGCTTCGTCCTCACCCTCTTGTTCTTGCTCctcttgttgttctttttcCTGTGCTTGCTCCTCGGCAGTCTTTTCGGCGGTCTCCTTTGGTATCTTGACTTTGATCTCACCAACACATGTGTTTCTTGGCCAGAAAACGTGTCTCATGGACCCCCAAGGCTGTTCGACGTTGTCACCGTAGTAGGTAGAAGGATCGTCACCGAGCTTGGCACCGGGAGTTAGCCTGGTTACCGTCAAGTCCACGATAGATTGCTCGTTTACCTTGGAGATCAAGCGGTACTGTGTGTTATCCGCATTCAACTCAACGGACAAGTCGTCAGCGTAGAAGTTGGCATCCTCGATGCGGAAGTTCTCCAGCTTGGTGGAAGTCCACAAATTCAACTTCTCAGGGTTCTTGGAGTCGAAGATTCTGAAGGTGAACTGCGCAGCGGTGTGCAAACCGATGATGTTTGAGTGGATAATCTGCGCGAAACCGACAACACCAGTGGCCAAGTTGCTGAAATAGAAAGTCACAGTCTCGACATTGGTATGGTCGGGACTCTTCCAGAAGAAATCCTCACGGGTGGTCTCCCTGTAAGGCTGCTTACCTTCCACACGCTCCGTGACCGTGTGTATATACTCCTTACCGTACTCAGGCTCAGCGATACCTGTCACAGCAGACAAACCTCCTTGAATCCACTTTAGCATTGCGTATACTCTACTCTGCTCTGCTCATAGTCCCCAATCACACCAACTAGCTCATCTGTTAAATAAGTTTCA includes these proteins:
- a CDS encoding uncharacterized protein (CAGL0A02255g~Protein of unknown function), which encodes MKFGGFSTLTQAAAALALFNAVDAFDASSPGRTDLNTTEIDTGAFLGDLDVVKVPESANLSEYILTYAGSDKALLDEKTGYVLLNITQNYAGNDTMAKRDVKVYGYDGWYQTWHQMQTVNKGEWWSPWYPISQCVSNGLNDAEASISVNFAYTYTWSLEWGLNAGPDVVGASIGYSISDSVGWGGQFQCNIAPHTRGQIWYQQRVAWADIQKQDCRRENNGKVTCSPWSAFNRVNAPLKGADNVHLGCSSGEDNIQCDAHFDSRLGQIFRNI
- a CDS encoding uncharacterized protein (CAGL0A02277g~Protein of unknown function); this translates as MKFGGFSTLTQAAAALALFNAVDAFDASSPGRTDLNTTEIDTGAFLGDLDVVKVPESANLSEYILTYAGSDKALLDEKTGYVLLNITQNYAGNDTMAKRDVKVYGYDGWYQTWHQMQTVNKGEWWSPWYPISQCVSNGLNDAEASISVNFAYTYTWSLEWGLNAGPDVVGASIGYSISDSVGWGGQFQCNIAPHTRGQIWYQQRVAWADIQKQDCRRENNGKVTCSPWSAFNRVNAPLKGADNVHLGCSSGEDNIQCDAHFDSRLGQIFRNI
- a CDS encoding uncharacterized protein (CAGL0A02299g~Protein of unknown function) — encoded protein: MSALNGRAYVPKFALKLVCLLLCFELVSIVSAMGGIPTGLPEPQLQNNLDVDDSDNLVTIPDEGNFHDYIEKYAGKNTPLLDKRSGNLIVDIKKVKDASDSSSIQPHTTKVYSKNKKTHTFKVMSLNSTEEVWSDWFPVSKCDIGLGDNDNQIKLKYAYHYNWTKEDTLDADFKHIKSLLKLPISKEVGIGNTFKCGAEAGQTVQVWLQQRCIKALIQTQECTKESSRVIKCNDWDNGTYIMAPLKGIGNVQFGCSGTDNHTECDAKMDPKLGKKFKKS
- the HXT3 gene encoding sugar porter family MFS transporter (CAGL0A02321g~Ortholog(s) have fructose transmembrane transporter activity, glucose transmembrane transporter activity, mannose transmembrane transporter activity and role in fructose import across plasma membrane, glucose import across plasma membrane), with the protein product MSSSNKDSESFENYPSQNSDNSYKRDDLDPDTLEKEAKIENPNGKSAYIAVSISCALVAFGGFIFGWDTGTISGFVNQTDFIRRIGSKHADGTSYLSKVRTGLVVGIFNIGCAIGGVVLSKIGDTKGRKAGLVTVVLIYIVGIVIQIATIDKWYQYFIGRIISGLGVGGISVLSPTLISEVAPKELRGSLVSLYQIMITLGIFLGYCTNYGTKNYSNSVQWRVPLGLCFAWALLMIGGMTFVPESPRYLIEAGDDDAARKSLCAANKLPAEHPFIEQEFTILKAKVEEANAAGTASWSELITGKPAMLRRTIMGIMIQSLQQLTGDNYFFYYGTTVFKAVGLEDSFQTSIVFGVVNFFSTFLSLFTVDRFGRRNCLLYGAAGMVCCYVVYASVGVTRLWPNGQGNGSSKGAGNCMIVFSCFYIFCFATTWAPIAYVIISESFPLRIKTKAMSIASASNWIWGFLIAFFTPFITNAINFYYGYVFMGCMVFAYFYVFFFVNETRGLTLEEVDEMYAEGVLPWKSSKWVPESERDDSYDADALLHDDTPWYKRVIGRN
- a CDS encoding uncharacterized protein (CAGL0A02343g~Protein of unknown function) translates to MELYGCSTLETNPAPTLPSPIEKALVRDDQANQHLQIRKTDASSVHLCLCESLFSSVPKNGIYGENSAGISINYHYKSNCSRKQKKKK
- the SVF1 gene encoding Svf1p (CAGL0A02365g~Ortholog(s) have cytosol, nucleus localization), translated to MLKWIQGGLSAVTGIAEPEYGKEYIHTVTERVEGKQPYRETTREDFFWKSPDHTNVETVTFYFSNLATGVVGFAQIIHSNIIGLHTAAQFTFRIFDSKNPEKLNLWTSTKLENFRIEDANFYADDLSVELNADNTQYRLISKVNEQSIVDLTVTRLTPGAKLGDDPSTYYGDNVEQPWGSMRHVFWPRNTCVGEIKVKIPKETAEKTAEEQAQEKEQQEEQEQEGEDEAVEETIEYEERTLKFGEDDPSYCMFVMAFQGMKPHHAAKAWNFMFFHSKENTMVLMEFTTPKSYSNTKVSIGIITNDKEILAVTHDNSALHLNQEIDSVGWNVPKQIRVELKGHKSSAKDEDVEADNDEHKIKAVVEGPLENMVERIDVMGEVPNFVKNIVSGVAGTKPYIYQFGDAENFHFQLDDGEKKNGLAWVEVTFISESEVVTEESYNEE